In a single window of the Alphaproteobacteria bacterium LSUCC0684 genome:
- a CDS encoding trimethylamine methyltransferase family protein → MRETHILPRSRRAGGREARKSLRAAPLADALRPVRPGLMGGTYRPLDAAAVNAVQDTVFQILEEIGLSQAPESGIRYMTEAGAIAGDDGRVRFPRALVEDTIARAARNITLHGQEEKFDLHLSGTKVHFGTAGAAVHVVDVHGNAYRESTLKDIYDAARIVENMDNIHFFQRPMVARDVVDAKDLDINTLYACVAGTRKHVGVSFTEAEFVPEAIEMLHKLAGSEESWRARPFVSNSNCFVVPPLRFATESCLVMEEVIKGGMPVLLLSAGQAGATAPASIAGAVAQAVAEVLAGLVYVNAMVPGHPAICGTWPFVSDLRTGAMSGGSGEQGLLTAACAQMINHFDLPSGAASGMADSKMPDAQSGYEKGSTAVMAGLAGLNMVYESAGMHASLLGFCLESLVIDNDMLGQCMRCVRGVEVNEKTLSLQVMKDVCMGGPGHYLGHDATIGVMQTEYVYPQLADRSSPKEWEELGKPDLVAQASARKDSILETFHPGHIPAEVDALIRQHHQILLAR, encoded by the coding sequence ATGAGAGAGACACACATACTTCCCAGATCCCGCCGTGCAGGCGGGCGTGAAGCGCGCAAAAGCCTGCGGGCGGCGCCACTTGCCGATGCCTTGCGTCCGGTTCGTCCGGGGCTGATGGGCGGAACCTACCGGCCGCTTGATGCCGCCGCCGTCAACGCGGTCCAGGATACGGTCTTTCAGATTCTCGAAGAGATCGGTCTTTCCCAGGCGCCGGAATCCGGCATTCGCTACATGACCGAAGCCGGCGCAATCGCCGGAGATGATGGCCGGGTGCGTTTCCCCCGGGCGCTTGTCGAGGATACGATCGCAAGGGCGGCGCGGAACATCACCCTTCACGGCCAGGAGGAGAAGTTTGATCTCCATCTCTCCGGCACGAAAGTTCATTTCGGCACGGCCGGGGCGGCGGTGCATGTGGTTGATGTTCACGGCAACGCCTACAGGGAAAGCACGCTCAAGGATATCTACGATGCGGCGCGGATTGTTGAAAACATGGACAATATCCATTTCTTTCAGCGCCCCATGGTTGCCCGTGACGTCGTCGATGCGAAAGACCTTGATATCAACACGCTTTACGCCTGTGTTGCCGGGACCCGCAAACATGTCGGCGTGAGCTTCACCGAGGCTGAATTTGTCCCCGAAGCCATTGAAATGCTTCATAAGCTTGCCGGGTCCGAAGAAAGCTGGCGGGCCCGTCCTTTCGTTTCCAACTCCAACTGTTTTGTGGTGCCGCCGCTAAGGTTTGCGACTGAATCCTGCCTTGTCATGGAAGAAGTGATAAAGGGCGGGATGCCGGTATTGCTGTTGTCGGCCGGGCAGGCCGGGGCCACGGCACCGGCCTCGATTGCAGGCGCGGTTGCCCAGGCGGTTGCCGAGGTGCTGGCCGGTCTTGTCTATGTCAACGCGATGGTCCCCGGGCATCCGGCGATATGCGGCACCTGGCCCTTTGTCTCCGATCTCCGAACCGGCGCGATGTCCGGCGGCTCGGGCGAGCAGGGGTTGCTGACCGCCGCCTGCGCCCAGATGATCAATCATTTTGATCTGCCTTCCGGCGCCGCATCAGGCATGGCGGATTCGAAAATGCCCGATGCCCAGTCGGGCTACGAGAAAGGGAGCACCGCCGTCATGGCCGGCCTTGCCGGGCTCAACATGGTCTATGAAAGCGCCGGCATGCATGCCTCGCTCCTTGGCTTCTGCCTTGAAAGCCTGGTGATCGATAACGACATGCTCGGCCAGTGCATGCGTTGCGTGCGCGGGGTCGAGGTGAATGAGAAGACGCTCAGCCTGCAGGTGATGAAGGATGTGTGCATGGGCGGGCCCGGGCATTACCTCGGCCATGATGCCACCATCGGGGTGATGCAGACCGAATATGTCTATCCCCAGCTGGCGGACAGGTCCTCACCCAAGGAATGGGAAGAACTCGGCAAGCCTGATCTCGTGGCTCAGGCATCGGCGCGCAAGGACAGTATTCTTGAAACCTTCCATCCCGGCCATATTCCGGCCGAGGTGGATGCGCTGATTCGCCAGCATCACCAGATCCTTCTTGCCCGCTAG
- a CDS encoding FAD-dependent oxidoreductase produces the protein MTDKQQDQTSKATGTLPKTARVVVIGGGSVGTSVLYHLARMGWTDCLLLEKNELTSGSTWHAAGNCPNYVGSWTIMKIQSYSTELYRRLGAEVDYPMNYHVTGAIRLAHSRQRMEEFRHVERMGRQMGIEFEEMSNADMREIYPFLETHDLEGGQWDPLDGDIDPAQLTQALAKGARDLGAQIIRFCPVTGVERVKDEWLVRTPIGEVRCEYVVNAAGYRADEIGRMFGRDVPCVSLAHQYLVTESIPELTARDRKLPLLRDPDSSYYLRQEKDGLLLGPYEKNCKAHWITADDPRPDDFSFQLWNDDLERLEWYIDDACRRVPILGSAGITRVVNGPIPYAPDGLPLIGPMPGVPNAFECCVFTFGIVQAGGAGKLMAEMIIEGEPETDSWAVDPRRFTDHVDRAYSIAKAIETYSHEYAMHFPQIQWPAGRPAKTSPLYETLKEKGAVFGAYGGWERADWFPRQGESEHMADSYDRQPWFDTVGAECRHVAEHAGVLDLTGFSRFELTGSGARDWLEGLVTGRLPKPGRIGLIYFASEKGKVLTEMTATCFAEDRYWLITGAGAYWHDRDWLNAHLPADGSVRLEDITRDLGTLLVTGPKAPAIMSALTGADMGQQAFPWLTHQQIDAGGVPATAIRVSFAGEAGWEIHVEMAKLKAAWDAVWEAGAGHDLGCFGMLALDSMRLEKGYRSWKSDLTSDYTMLESGLGRWVNTGKQAFIGKTALQTEEQRGVKRRFVTLTLEDPADGEPFGEAVYLSVIRADGKDAGLVLSAGYGHRTGASIAYGVVDETAFQGAAPELVVDVLGRERKARLVENGVLYDAANLKLKG, from the coding sequence ATGACAGACAAGCAGCAGGATCAGACAAGCAAGGCCACCGGCACGCTGCCGAAGACGGCAAGAGTCGTGGTGATCGGCGGTGGATCGGTCGGGACATCGGTTCTGTATCATCTGGCCAGGATGGGATGGACCGACTGTCTTCTCCTTGAGAAGAACGAACTCACCTCGGGCTCGACCTGGCATGCGGCGGGGAACTGCCCGAACTATGTCGGCTCCTGGACGATCATGAAGATCCAGTCCTATTCAACCGAACTCTACCGCCGCCTTGGTGCAGAGGTGGACTATCCGATGAACTATCATGTCACGGGGGCAATTCGCCTTGCCCACAGCCGCCAGCGCATGGAAGAATTCCGCCATGTCGAGCGGATGGGCCGGCAGATGGGAATCGAATTCGAGGAAATGTCGAACGCCGACATGCGGGAGATTTATCCCTTCCTTGAGACTCACGATCTCGAAGGCGGGCAGTGGGATCCGCTTGATGGCGATATTGACCCGGCCCAGCTGACTCAGGCGCTGGCCAAGGGCGCGCGTGATCTTGGTGCCCAGATCATCCGCTTCTGCCCGGTGACAGGTGTTGAGCGCGTCAAGGACGAATGGCTTGTCCGGACACCGATCGGGGAGGTGCGATGCGAATATGTGGTCAATGCCGCCGGTTACCGCGCCGATGAAATCGGCAGGATGTTCGGCCGTGATGTGCCTTGTGTCTCGCTGGCGCATCAGTATCTCGTGACCGAAAGCATCCCCGAACTGACCGCGCGGGACAGGAAACTGCCGCTCCTGCGTGATCCGGATTCCTCCTATTATCTGCGCCAGGAAAAAGATGGTCTTCTGCTCGGCCCATATGAGAAAAACTGCAAGGCACACTGGATCACCGCCGATGACCCGCGCCCCGATGATTTCTCCTTCCAGCTCTGGAACGATGATCTCGAACGGCTGGAATGGTATATCGATGATGCCTGCAGGCGTGTTCCCATTCTTGGCAGTGCCGGGATAACCCGGGTTGTCAACGGCCCCATCCCCTACGCGCCGGATGGCCTGCCGCTGATCGGCCCCATGCCCGGCGTGCCCAATGCGTTTGAATGCTGCGTCTTCACCTTCGGCATCGTTCAGGCCGGCGGCGCGGGCAAACTGATGGCGGAAATGATCATCGAGGGTGAGCCCGAAACCGACAGTTGGGCCGTCGATCCGCGCAGATTCACCGATCACGTGGACCGGGCCTATTCGATCGCCAAGGCCATTGAGACCTATTCCCATGAATACGCCATGCATTTCCCGCAGATCCAGTGGCCGGCCGGCCGCCCGGCCAAGACCTCGCCGCTTTATGAAACCCTCAAGGAAAAGGGCGCGGTTTTCGGGGCCTATGGCGGCTGGGAGCGGGCGGACTGGTTCCCCCGTCAGGGCGAAAGCGAACATATGGCGGACAGTTATGACCGCCAGCCCTGGTTTGATACGGTGGGGGCCGAATGCCGTCATGTGGCGGAACATGCCGGGGTGCTGGACCTCACCGGGTTCTCCCGCTTTGAGCTGACGGGGAGCGGCGCAAGGGATTGGCTTGAAGGTCTTGTCACCGGCCGATTGCCGAAGCCCGGGCGGATCGGGCTGATCTATTTTGCCTCTGAAAAGGGCAAGGTGCTGACCGAAATGACGGCAACCTGTTTTGCCGAAGACAGATACTGGCTGATCACCGGCGCCGGTGCCTACTGGCATGATCGGGACTGGCTCAACGCGCATCTGCCCGCCGATGGATCGGTCAGGCTTGAAGATATCACCCGTGATCTCGGCACCCTTCTCGTCACCGGGCCGAAGGCACCGGCCATCATGTCAGCGCTGACAGGCGCGGATATGGGCCAGCAGGCCTTCCCCTGGCTTACCCACCAGCAGATTGATGCAGGCGGCGTTCCGGCAACAGCCATCCGGGTTTCCTTCGCCGGTGAGGCGGGGTGGGAAATCCATGTCGAGATGGCAAAGCTGAAAGCTGCGTGGGATGCGGTCTGGGAAGCCGGGGCCGGGCATGATCTCGGCTGTTTCGGCATGCTGGCCCTTGATTCGATGCGGCTTGAGAAAGGCTACCGTTCCTGGAAATCGGATCTGACATCGGATTACACGATGCTTGAAAGCGGCCTCGGGCGCTGGGTCAATACCGGCAAGCAGGCCTTTATCGGCAAGACGGCGCTGCAGACCGAAGAGCAGCGCGGCGTCAAACGCCGCTTCGTCACGCTGACCCTTGAGGATCCGGCCGATGGTGAACCTTTTGGTGAGGCGGTCTATCTTTCGGTTATCCGGGCGGATGGCAAGGATGCCGGTCTGGTGCTTTCGGCCGGTTACGGCCATCGGACAGGCGCCTCGATCGCCTATGGCGTCGTCGATGAAACGGCTTTCCAGGGGGCGGCGCCGGAACTGGTTGTTGATGTGCTTGGCCGCGAGAGGAAAGCCCGCCTCGTTGAAAATGGCGTTCTCTATGATGCCGCGAACTTGAAACTGAAAGGCTAG
- the rarD gene encoding EamA family transporter RarD, translated as MYQGFVIGVLASVFWGLTPVFFKAMSHFDPLETMLQRIFWSAVVMFIYIVLTGRYQRMKAALKSRRESLSAVIGGGCIFINWYIFIYAVNTGQIIEASLGYYIYPMMVVALGVFYLKESLSRLEWASVAAAATGLLVKTIGSGGVPLIGVTVAITFTIYTLLGKTRQTGPVVGLFVEVIYYMPIAAAILWVMAASGEAVFTSGKPADIGLALATGLVTVIPLILYIASGRQIGMAIAGLLFYLAPSLHLTLGVLIYDEPFGQLDLLAFGFLWLAVVLLAVPKIWRLRAA; from the coding sequence GTGTATCAAGGGTTTGTTATCGGCGTCCTCGCCAGTGTTTTCTGGGGGCTGACACCTGTTTTCTTCAAGGCCATGTCTCATTTTGACCCCCTTGAGACGATGCTGCAGCGCATTTTCTGGTCGGCGGTGGTGATGTTCATCTATATCGTGCTGACCGGGCGGTATCAGCGCATGAAAGCGGCGCTGAAATCCCGGCGCGAATCGCTCTCGGCGGTGATTGGCGGCGGCTGTATCTTCATCAACTGGTATATCTTCATCTACGCCGTCAATACGGGCCAGATCATCGAGGCAAGCCTCGGCTATTACATCTATCCCATGATGGTGGTGGCGCTCGGGGTTTTCTACCTCAAGGAAAGCCTCTCGCGGCTGGAATGGGCGTCGGTGGCGGCGGCGGCGACAGGGCTCCTTGTCAAGACGATTGGCAGCGGCGGAGTTCCGCTCATCGGCGTCACCGTGGCCATCACCTTCACCATCTACACGCTTCTGGGAAAGACGCGGCAGACAGGCCCGGTGGTGGGGCTTTTTGTCGAGGTCATCTATTACATGCCGATAGCGGCGGCAATTCTCTGGGTTATGGCCGCAAGCGGCGAGGCGGTTTTCACGAGCGGCAAGCCTGCTGATATCGGTCTTGCGCTGGCCACGGGGCTGGTGACGGTTATTCCGCTGATCCTCTATATCGCATCAGGACGGCAGATCGGCATGGCGATTGCCGGTCTTCTTTTCTATCTTGCGCCCAGCCTGCATCTGACGCTGGGGGTGCTGATCTACGATGAGCCCTTCGGCCAGCTTGATCTGCTGGCCTTTGGTTTTCTGTGGCTTGCCGTCGTTCTGCTGGCTGTCCCGAAAATCTGGCGGCTGCGGGCGGCCTGA
- a CDS encoding phosphate acyltransferase has translation MSSFLSDRSPVCPDDLLIRARQARGAPMRLAVVRASASLPIVTAKQAYEEGIATPLLIGEAVKIRAEAEAIGWSLDSIEIHDCKGEQGAIDVAIALTGANKVDALMKGHLHSDVFMGGIVARDAGIRAETRMVHVFAMFPADGGKPLLISDAAVNVTPDTKTRQQTVKVLARTAIALGIETPRIAILSATETPIASIPSSLEARELCDWARENVPDAIVSGPLSFDLAISPDAVAIKGFAGDDVAGKADAVVVPEITAGNILFKAMVWFNGSCAAGVVTGGKVPIILTSRADPPSSRLASIALAALLS, from the coding sequence ATGTCATCATTTCTTTCAGATAGATCACCCGTCTGTCCGGATGACCTCCTCATCCGGGCGCGGCAGGCACGAGGTGCACCGATGCGGCTGGCGGTGGTCAGGGCCTCGGCGTCGCTGCCTATAGTCACCGCAAAGCAGGCCTATGAAGAGGGAATTGCAACACCTCTGCTGATCGGTGAAGCGGTGAAGATTCGCGCCGAAGCCGAGGCCATCGGCTGGTCGCTCGACAGCATTGAAATTCACGACTGCAAGGGTGAGCAGGGCGCCATCGATGTCGCCATCGCCCTCACCGGCGCCAACAAGGTCGATGCCTTGATGAAAGGGCATCTGCATTCGGATGTCTTCATGGGGGGCATTGTCGCCCGCGATGCCGGAATTCGCGCCGAAACCCGCATGGTTCATGTCTTTGCCATGTTTCCTGCCGATGGCGGCAAGCCCCTGCTGATCAGCGATGCGGCGGTCAATGTCACGCCGGATACGAAAACCCGCCAGCAAACGGTCAAGGTGCTGGCCCGCACAGCCATCGCGCTGGGGATTGAGACGCCGCGGATCGCCATCCTTTCCGCCACCGAAACACCCATCGCCTCCATCCCCTCCTCCCTTGAAGCGCGCGAGCTCTGCGACTGGGCGAGGGAAAACGTGCCGGACGCCATCGTCTCCGGGCCGCTTTCCTTCGATCTTGCCATCTCGCCGGACGCTGTCGCCATCAAGGGATTTGCCGGCGATGACGTGGCCGGAAAGGCCGATGCGGTGGTGGTGCCGGAAATCACCGCCGGCAATATTCTGTTCAAGGCCATGGTCTGGTTCAACGGATCCTGCGCCGCCGGGGTGGTGACCGGCGGGAAAGTCCCGATTATTCTGACAAGCCGCGCCGATCCGCCATCGTCACGGCTTGCCTCGATCGCACTTGCCGCGCTCTTGTCCTAG
- a CDS encoding peptidylprolyl isomerase, whose amino-acid sequence MTATANAAGTLVLETTKGEVRIALLETLAPTHVARIKELASDGFYDGIIFHRVIAGFMAQTGDPTGTGMGGSGQNLKAEFSDYAYTYGTVGMARAMNPDSADSQFFICFDGCSHLTGQYTVWGQVESGMDVVEQINIGEPPASPDSIIKASVEE is encoded by the coding sequence ATGACTGCAACTGCCAACGCTGCCGGCACGCTGGTGCTGGAAACCACCAAAGGGGAAGTGCGCATCGCCCTTCTCGAGACACTCGCCCCAACCCATGTGGCCCGGATCAAGGAACTTGCCAGCGACGGGTTTTATGATGGCATCATCTTCCATCGCGTGATCGCCGGATTCATGGCGCAGACCGGTGATCCTACCGGGACAGGCATGGGCGGCTCCGGCCAGAACCTCAAGGCCGAGTTTTCCGATTACGCCTATACCTATGGCACGGTCGGCATGGCTCGGGCCATGAATCCCGACAGCGCCGACAGCCAGTTTTTCATCTGCTTTGACGGCTGCAGCCACCTGACCGGCCAGTACACGGTATGGGGACAGGTGGAAAGCGGCATGGATGTCGTCGAGCAGATCAATATCGGCGAGCCGCCCGCAAGCCCCGACAGCATCATCAAGGCCAGCGTCGAGGAATAG
- a CDS encoding TerC family protein, whose translation MVETLLDFENISWIAFFQVVMIDLIFSGDNAIVIGIAAAGLPPEQRRKAISIGIAAAVVMRIIFALVVVWLLTMPWLKIVGGVLLLYITWKLADELRKISREKEDGEAAEAEPRSLMQAAWLILISDLSLSLDNVLAVAAAGKDSPLVIVIGLVLSIVMMIFFATLIAKTLRKYPLIGWVGAAVILWVGVDMVYSGVLDTFPGILS comes from the coding sequence ATGGTTGAAACGCTGCTCGATTTTGAAAACATCAGCTGGATTGCATTTTTTCAGGTGGTGATGATCGACCTGATCTTTTCAGGCGACAACGCCATCGTGATCGGTATTGCCGCCGCCGGTCTGCCGCCGGAACAGCGCCGCAAGGCCATTTCCATCGGCATTGCGGCCGCGGTTGTCATGCGGATCATTTTTGCCCTTGTGGTGGTCTGGTTGCTGACGATGCCCTGGCTGAAGATCGTGGGGGGTGTTCTGCTGCTCTACATCACCTGGAAACTTGCCGACGAGCTCAGGAAAATCTCCCGCGAGAAGGAAGATGGCGAGGCCGCCGAAGCCGAACCCCGATCCCTGATGCAGGCAGCCTGGCTTATTCTGATTTCTGATCTGTCGCTGTCGCTCGACAACGTGCTGGCCGTGGCCGCGGCGGGCAAGGATTCGCCCCTTGTCATCGTCATCGGGCTTGTACTTTCGATCGTGATGATGATTTTCTTTGCCACGCTTATCGCAAAGACGCTCAGGAAATATCCGTTGATCGGCTGGGTCGGCGCGGCGGTGATCCTCTGGGTTGGCGTTGACATGGTCTATAGCGGCGTGCTGGACACCTTTCCGGGTATCCTTTCGTGA
- a CDS encoding helix-turn-helix domain-containing protein, giving the protein MLDSLDANLQLQRSSGQIGQDIRALRQGRGWTLTDLAGRLQRSVGWLSQMERGTSEPSLSDIRQIAEIFGLPLSFFFAHSPVEGEAHTIVRAGHRRKITDDIMGLTEELLSPDLGGSFEMVRSVFAPGSAITAPVTRPTEEAGYVVSGNLELSVGERSYTLNPGDSFRFSGELMSWKNTGTEDAVVIWVIAPPIY; this is encoded by the coding sequence ATGCTGGATTCCCTTGATGCAAATCTGCAATTGCAACGGTCATCAGGTCAGATCGGGCAGGACATACGCGCGCTTCGTCAGGGGCGCGGCTGGACGCTGACGGATCTTGCCGGCCGCCTTCAGCGATCGGTTGGCTGGTTGAGCCAGATGGAACGCGGCACTTCGGAGCCTTCCTTGAGCGATATCCGCCAGATCGCTGAAATTTTCGGCCTTCCCTTGAGTTTCTTTTTCGCCCATTCCCCGGTTGAGGGGGAGGCACACACGATTGTTCGCGCCGGCCACCGCCGCAAGATCACCGATGACATCATGGGCCTGACCGAGGAATTGCTGTCGCCGGATCTTGGCGGGTCTTTTGAAATGGTGCGATCTGTTTTTGCGCCCGGCTCGGCCATCACGGCGCCGGTCACCAGACCGACCGAAGAGGCGGGCTATGTCGTTTCGGGGAATCTGGAGCTGAGTGTCGGGGAGCGGAGCTACACGCTGAACCCCGGTGACAGTTTCCGTTTTTCGGGTGAGCTCATGTCCTGGAAGAACACCGGCACCGAAGATGCCGTGGTGATCTGGGTCATCGCGCCGCCAATCTACTGA
- a CDS encoding FAD-dependent oxidoreductase, with translation MSESLPTHARVVIIGGGVVGCSVAYHLTKLGWTDVVLLERKQLTCGTTWHAAGLIAQLRATQNMTRLAKYSQELYFSLEDETGVATGIKRNGSITVALTDERMEELRRSAAMARAFGVEITEIDTAEISRLYPGLNVEDAVGGVWLPKDGQADPVNITQALARGARMRGATILQGVKVTGILQENGQAVGVETESGTIRSEFVVNCGGMWAREIGAMAGVAVPLHACEHFYIVTEGIDGLQSNLPVLRVPDECAYYKEDAGKIMLGAFEPNSKPWGMDGIPEDFEFDSLPEDFDHFEPILEKAVMRLPVLGQAGIQTFFNGPESFTPDDRYILGEAPELRNFFVAAGFNSVGIQSAGGAGMVLAEWMDKGNAPMDLWDVDIRRMQPFQTNRSYLHDRVSETLGLLYADHFPYRQFETGRNIRRSPIHHRLEDQGACFGEVNGWERANWFLPEDQMAAGKAPAYEYSWKRQNWFEHNAAEHKAVREKVGFFDLSSFGKIMVVGADAEAVLQRIAGNDVAVEPGRIVYTQFLNAHGGIEADVTITRLDPDRFIVVTPAATIRRDLNWITRHIPDGASCMAMDVTAMESVLVVMGPEARDFLQPMIPQRLDNVDFPFGTMQEIEIGYAKARAHRVSYVGELGWELYVSADMAVHVFDTLMRRAEDHPLKLCGLHTLDTCRIEKAFRHFGHDISSEDHVLEAGLGFAARIGKQSGRFGDFIGRDAVMRKKDEGLKARMMQFRLKDPVPLLYHNEAVIRDGEIVGYLTSGNYGHHLGGAIGMGYVPCRDGEDGESQLASDYMIDVAGERVAAEVSLKPMYDPTAERMKS, from the coding sequence ATGTCGGAGTCATTACCCACCCATGCAAGGGTCGTCATCATCGGTGGCGGTGTTGTCGGTTGTTCGGTTGCCTATCACCTGACCAAGCTTGGCTGGACGGATGTGGTGCTGCTGGAGCGCAAACAGCTGACCTGCGGGACAACCTGGCACGCGGCCGGGCTGATCGCCCAGCTCAGGGCGACCCAGAACATGACCCGGCTGGCGAAATACTCCCAGGAGCTATATTTCAGCCTTGAAGACGAAACCGGCGTCGCCACCGGCATCAAGCGCAATGGCTCGATCACCGTGGCGCTCACCGATGAGCGGATGGAAGAGCTTCGCCGCAGCGCCGCCATGGCGCGGGCCTTCGGGGTTGAGATCACCGAGATCGATACAGCCGAGATCAGCCGCCTTTATCCCGGTCTCAACGTCGAGGATGCGGTGGGTGGTGTCTGGCTGCCGAAGGATGGCCAGGCGGATCCGGTGAACATCACCCAGGCGCTGGCCAGGGGCGCCAGGATGCGCGGCGCGACCATCCTTCAGGGGGTGAAGGTCACGGGCATCCTGCAGGAAAACGGGCAGGCCGTTGGGGTTGAAACCGAAAGCGGCACGATCCGGTCTGAATTCGTGGTCAATTGCGGCGGTATGTGGGCGCGTGAAATCGGGGCGATGGCCGGGGTTGCCGTGCCGCTACATGCCTGCGAGCATTTCTATATTGTGACCGAAGGGATTGACGGGCTGCAATCCAACCTGCCGGTTCTGCGCGTGCCCGATGAATGCGCCTATTACAAGGAAGATGCGGGCAAGATCATGCTCGGGGCGTTTGAGCCGAACTCCAAGCCCTGGGGGATGGACGGCATCCCCGAAGACTTTGAATTTGACAGCCTGCCCGAAGATTTCGACCATTTCGAGCCCATCCTTGAAAAAGCCGTCATGCGGCTGCCGGTTCTGGGGCAGGCAGGTATCCAGACATTTTTCAACGGCCCGGAAAGTTTCACCCCCGATGACCGCTATATTCTCGGCGAGGCGCCGGAGTTGCGGAATTTCTTTGTCGCGGCAGGGTTCAATTCGGTTGGTATCCAGTCCGCCGGTGGTGCCGGGATGGTGCTGGCCGAATGGATGGACAAGGGCAATGCCCCCATGGATCTATGGGATGTCGATATCCGCCGGATGCAGCCGTTCCAGACCAACCGCAGCTATCTTCATGACCGGGTGAGCGAAACCCTCGGGCTTCTTTACGCCGATCACTTCCCCTATCGGCAGTTTGAAACAGGCCGCAATATCCGCCGTTCGCCGATCCACCACCGCCTTGAAGATCAGGGCGCCTGTTTTGGTGAAGTCAATGGCTGGGAGCGGGCCAACTGGTTCCTGCCCGAAGATCAGATGGCAGCAGGCAAGGCCCCTGCCTATGAATACAGCTGGAAGCGGCAGAACTGGTTTGAGCATAACGCCGCCGAACACAAAGCCGTCCGGGAAAAGGTCGGGTTTTTCGATCTGTCGAGCTTTGGCAAGATCATGGTCGTCGGCGCCGATGCCGAAGCGGTGCTGCAACGTATTGCCGGCAACGATGTTGCCGTCGAACCGGGGCGCATCGTCTATACCCAGTTCCTCAATGCCCATGGCGGCATCGAAGCCGACGTGACCATCACGAGGCTGGATCCGGACCGCTTCATCGTCGTGACCCCGGCGGCGACAATCCGCCGGGATCTGAACTGGATCACCCGCCACATTCCCGATGGCGCCAGCTGCATGGCCATGGATGTGACGGCGATGGAATCGGTGCTGGTGGTGATGGGGCCGGAAGCCCGGGATTTCCTTCAGCCGATGATCCCGCAGCGTCTCGACAACGTGGATTTCCCTTTCGGAACGATGCAGGAGATTGAGATCGGCTACGCAAAGGCGCGGGCCCACCGGGTCTCCTATGTGGGCGAGCTGGGATGGGAGCTTTATGTATCCGCTGACATGGCGGTTCATGTCTTTGATACGCTGATGCGGCGGGCGGAAGATCATCCTTTGAAGCTTTGCGGCCTTCATACGCTTGACACCTGCCGGATCGAAAAAGCCTTCCGGCATTTCGGCCATGACATTTCAAGCGAAGATCACGTGCTTGAGGCGGGTCTCGGATTCGCAGCCCGGATCGGCAAACAATCCGGCCGGTTTGGCGACTTTATCGGCCGCGATGCCGTCATGCGCAAGAAGGACGAAGGGCTCAAGGCCCGGATGATGCAGTTCCGCCTCAAGGATCCGGTGCCGCTCCTCTATCACAACGAAGCGGTGATACGGGATGGCGAAATCGTCGGTTACCTGACATCGGGCAATTACGGGCATCATCTCGGCGGCGCGATCGGCATGGGTTATGTTCCCTGCCGTGATGGCGAAGACGGCGAAAGCCAGCTTGCGTCTGATTATATGATCGACGTGGCGGGAGAGAGGGTTGCAGCCGAAGTCAGTCTCAAGCCCATGTATGACCCGACCGCCGAACGGATGAAATCCTGA